The Fulvivirga ligni genome window below encodes:
- a CDS encoding RNA polymerase sigma factor, with product MHDQNDNILVKRIVKGEHHLFNMLVERHKKYAFNIALKILESAEDAEEVAHDSFVKAYQNLSRFNHDSKFSTWLYRITFNTAITAKRKRKVIKEDLEKAEHYLQADEQNRLEETDQKVYIEKALSRLSDKDRTIISLFYLKDFSLEEIGEITDMSPNTVKVRLHRCRKKLADEMKNILKEEALNL from the coding sequence GTGCACGATCAGAACGATAATATACTTGTAAAGCGGATTGTTAAAGGAGAGCATCACCTTTTTAATATGCTGGTAGAAAGGCATAAAAAGTATGCTTTTAATATCGCTTTAAAGATTCTGGAAAGTGCTGAAGATGCTGAAGAGGTGGCCCATGATAGTTTTGTGAAGGCCTATCAAAACCTGAGTAGGTTTAACCATGACTCCAAATTTTCTACATGGCTTTATAGAATCACTTTTAATACAGCGATTACAGCCAAGAGAAAAAGGAAGGTGATTAAAGAAGACCTGGAAAAGGCAGAACACTATCTCCAGGCCGATGAACAGAACAGGCTGGAAGAGACGGATCAAAAAGTATACATAGAAAAGGCGTTGAGCAGACTTTCTGATAAGGACCGGACCATTATATCATTATTTTATCTCAAAGATTTTTCACTGGAAGAAATCGGAGAAATTACCGACATGAGTCCCAATACAGTGAAAGTGAGACTTCACCGATGCCGCAAGAAACTAGCGGATGAGATGAAGAATATTTTAAAAGAAGAAGCATTAAATTTATAG